In Colwellia sp. PAMC 20917, a single genomic region encodes these proteins:
- the iscU gene encoding Fe-S cluster assembly scaffold IscU, giving the protein MAYSEKVIDHYENPRNVGSMDKNDPQVATGMVGAPACGDVMKLQLKINADGIIEDAKFKTYGCGSAIASSSLVTEWVKGKSIDEAGKIKNTAIAEELALPPVKIHCSILAEDAIKAAIEDYRSKTA; this is encoded by the coding sequence ATGGCTTATTCAGAAAAAGTAATTGATCACTATGAAAACCCACGTAATGTTGGCTCAATGGATAAAAACGATCCACAAGTAGCAACAGGAATGGTTGGCGCACCGGCATGTGGTGACGTAATGAAGTTACAACTAAAAATCAACGCTGACGGTATTATTGAAGACGCTAAGTTTAAAACTTATGGTTGTGGTTCTGCTATTGCCTCAAGTTCATTAGTGACTGAATGGGTAAAAGGTAAGTCAATTGACGAAGCAGGGAAAATTAAAAATACTGCTATTGCCGAAGAGCTTGCTTTACCGCCTGTAAAAATTCATTGCTCTATTTTAGCTGAAGATGCTATTAAAGCAGCGATTGAAGATTACCGCAGTAAAACTGCTTAA
- the iscA gene encoding iron-sulfur cluster assembly protein IscA, translating to MSVTMTKDAADRVQSFITNRGKGLGLRLGIKTTGCSGLAYVMEFVDELNEDDTLFSISDVNIIIDGKSLVYLDGIEVDFVKEGLNEGFKFTNPNAKGECGCGESFNV from the coding sequence ATGAGTGTTACAATGACGAAAGACGCAGCAGACCGTGTTCAGTCATTTATTACCAATCGAGGCAAAGGTCTCGGTTTACGTCTTGGTATTAAAACAACGGGATGTTCTGGTTTAGCTTATGTGATGGAATTTGTTGATGAGTTAAATGAAGATGATACGTTGTTTTCAATCTCTGATGTGAATATCATTATCGATGGAAAAAGTTTAGTTTACCTTGATGGTATTGAAGTTGATTTTGTTAAGGAAGGTCTAAACGAAGGTTTTAAATTCACAAACCCGAATGCCAAAGGCGAGTGTGGTTGTGGTGAAAGCTTTAACGTTTAA
- a CDS encoding cytochrome b, with the protein MNIEINIKNTTKHYGWVSIFLHWFVALTVIGLFALGYWMVDLDYYNPWNKQGPDLHKSIGILLFFVMVFRLIWRSAQIKPKALNSHSDTEKKLGHFMHLFLYTALFILMICGYLISTADGRAIEVFQLISIMSFGELFTNQEDLAGAVHKYLAYLLMCSVVLHALAALKHHFIDKDNTLTRMLGYQRLNNQ; encoded by the coding sequence ATGAACATCGAAATTAATATCAAAAATACCACAAAGCACTATGGCTGGGTTAGTATCTTTTTACACTGGTTCGTTGCATTAACCGTTATTGGGCTCTTTGCTTTGGGCTACTGGATGGTTGATCTCGATTATTACAATCCTTGGAATAAACAAGGCCCTGATCTTCATAAAAGTATTGGTATTCTTTTGTTTTTTGTAATGGTCTTTCGTTTGATTTGGCGCAGCGCTCAGATAAAACCAAAAGCGCTTAATTCACATAGCGATACAGAAAAAAAACTTGGACATTTTATGCATCTATTTTTGTATACTGCGCTGTTTATTTTAATGATCTGTGGTTATTTAATTTCTACGGCTGATGGACGTGCAATCGAAGTTTTTCAGTTGATATCAATAATGAGTTTTGGTGAACTGTTTACTAATCAAGAAGATCTTGCTGGTGCGGTGCATAAATATCTTGCTTACCTATTGATGTGTTCTGTTGTTTTACATGCATTAGCTGCACTAAAGCATCATTTTATCGATAAAGATAACACCTTAACAAGAATGCTTGGTTATCAGCGTTTAAACAATCAATAG
- the fdx gene encoding ISC system 2Fe-2S type ferredoxin, with protein sequence MAKIIFLPNEDLCPDGAVVEAEKGESVLNVALRNDIGVEHACEKVCACTTCHMIIREGFDSIAESDELEDDMLDRAWGLEPESRLGCQALVGDEDLVVEIPKYTVNMVSENH encoded by the coding sequence ATGGCGAAAATTATATTCCTTCCTAACGAAGACTTATGCCCAGATGGTGCAGTGGTTGAGGCAGAAAAGGGTGAAAGTGTACTAAATGTTGCACTGCGTAATGATATTGGCGTTGAGCATGCTTGTGAAAAAGTATGTGCTTGTACCACTTGTCATATGATCATACGTGAAGGTTTTGATTCAATTGCAGAAAGTGATGAACTTGAAGATGACATGCTAGATAGAGCTTGGGGATTAGAACCAGAGTCTCGTTTAGGCTGTCAAGCGCTGGTTGGCGATGAAGACTTGGTTGTTGAAATCCCAAAATATACGGTCAATATGGTTTCTGAAAACCACTAG
- a CDS encoding PBPRA1643 family SWIM/SEC-C metal-binding motif protein: MSKFFYRGTPDVMGTHGSAGYKPNRGVKLGSAAKPLMLVVASKERQQEIIAIVTEHNFIAKIDINADVKENIVELEAALNVPKTQRFDKTPNRNDPCSCGSTKKYKKCCG, encoded by the coding sequence ATGTCTAAATTTTTTTATCGTGGTACTCCTGATGTTATGGGCACTCACGGCAGTGCAGGTTATAAACCTAATCGTGGCGTTAAGCTAGGTAGTGCAGCAAAACCATTAATGCTTGTTGTTGCATCAAAAGAAAGACAGCAAGAAATTATTGCTATTGTTACCGAGCACAATTTCATTGCTAAGATTGATATTAATGCTGATGTAAAAGAGAATATTGTTGAGCTGGAAGCGGCATTAAATGTCCCTAAAACACAGCGTTTTGATAAAACACCGAACAGAAACGATCCTTGTTCTTGTGGAAGTACTAAAAAATATAAAAAATGCTGTGGATAA
- the hscB gene encoding co-chaperone HscB, with amino-acid sequence MNYFQIFGFTEQYELDVHKLADIYQTLQKKVHPDKFAHASSQEQLVAVKRSTLINDAYQTLKHPLKRAQYLLTLRESDQPNEQASFSDNSFLMRQMELHEMLDDVKHADDHEAAILSYAAVLNTGFEELALEMHTLLDENSIQSNLLAGDKLRKLKFYQKLRVDLDKLEDQLFNDD; translated from the coding sequence GTGAATTATTTTCAGATTTTCGGTTTTACAGAGCAATATGAACTCGATGTTCATAAATTAGCTGATATTTACCAAACACTACAAAAAAAAGTACATCCAGACAAGTTCGCTCATGCTTCTAGTCAAGAGCAATTAGTCGCCGTTAAAAGATCAACCTTAATTAATGATGCCTATCAAACACTAAAACACCCCTTGAAACGAGCACAATATCTATTAACATTGCGAGAAAGTGATCAGCCAAATGAACAAGCTTCATTTAGTGATAACAGTTTTTTAATGCGCCAAATGGAATTACATGAAATGCTTGACGATGTTAAGCATGCTGACGACCATGAAGCTGCCATTCTAAGTTATGCAGCAGTATTAAATACCGGCTTTGAAGAACTCGCTTTAGAGATGCATACCTTGCTTGATGAAAACTCCATCCAGTCAAACTTATTGGCGGGTGATAAATTACGAAAGTTAAAGTTTTATCAAAAGTTACGCGTCGATCTCGATAAATTAGAAGATCAACTTTTCAATGACGACTGA
- a CDS encoding IscS subfamily cysteine desulfurase, which translates to MKLPIYFDYSATTPVDKRVAEKMMQYMTTDGFYGNPASRSHKFGWQAEEAVDIARNQVAELLNADPREIVFTSGATESNNLAIKGAANFYRKKGKHVITCKTEHKAVLDTCRELERQGFEVTYLDPESNGLIDLDKLAAAMRDDTVLVSIMHVNNEIGVIQDVAAIGEMCRARKIVFHVDGAQSVGKIEVDMEKLKIDLMSISAHKFYGPKGMGAMYVRRKPRIRLEAQMHGGGHERGMRSGTLPTHQIVGLGEACRIAKEEITQDIAHVTEMRDRLWAGLNTMEQVFVNGDFDNRYPGNLNVSFNFVEGESLIMALKDLAVSSGSACTSASLEPSYVLRALGLNDEMAHSSIRFSFGRFTTTEEVDYAITLIQKSIGHLRDMSPLWEMFQDGIDLDSIEWAAH; encoded by the coding sequence ATGAAGCTTCCTATTTATTTTGATTACTCAGCTACAACACCTGTAGACAAACGTGTTGCAGAAAAAATGATGCAGTATATGACTACTGACGGTTTTTACGGTAACCCTGCATCTCGTTCACACAAATTTGGCTGGCAAGCTGAAGAAGCGGTTGATATTGCACGAAATCAAGTCGCAGAGCTTCTTAATGCCGATCCTCGTGAGATTGTTTTTACCTCAGGAGCTACCGAGTCAAATAACTTAGCCATTAAAGGCGCTGCCAACTTTTATCGTAAAAAAGGTAAGCACGTTATCACCTGTAAAACAGAACATAAGGCTGTTTTAGATACCTGTCGCGAACTAGAGCGTCAAGGCTTTGAGGTGACTTATTTAGATCCTGAGAGCAATGGCTTGATTGACCTTGATAAATTAGCAGCAGCTATGCGTGATGACACTGTATTAGTTAGCATTATGCATGTTAATAACGAAATTGGTGTTATTCAAGACGTTGCTGCAATAGGCGAAATGTGTCGCGCACGTAAAATTGTTTTCCATGTTGATGGTGCACAAAGTGTCGGCAAAATCGAAGTAGACATGGAAAAGTTGAAAATTGATTTAATGTCAATTTCAGCACATAAATTCTATGGTCCAAAAGGTATGGGCGCTATGTATGTGCGTCGTAAGCCTCGCATTCGTCTTGAAGCTCAAATGCATGGCGGCGGACACGAACGCGGTATGCGTAGTGGTACATTACCAACGCATCAAATCGTTGGTTTAGGTGAAGCTTGCCGTATTGCCAAAGAAGAAATTACTCAAGATATCGCTCACGTAACTGAAATGCGCGATCGTTTATGGGCTGGCTTGAACACCATGGAACAAGTTTTTGTTAACGGAGATTTTGATAATCGCTATCCGGGTAACTTAAACGTAAGTTTTAACTTTGTTGAAGGTGAGTCTTTGATTATGGCGCTTAAAGATTTAGCGGTTTCTTCTGGCTCTGCATGTACTTCAGCTAGTTTAGAGCCTTCGTATGTTCTACGTGCTTTAGGTTTAAATGACGAAATGGCACATAGTTCAATTCGTTTTAGCTTCGGCCGTTTTACCACGACTGAAGAAGTAGACTACGCAATTACACTTATTCAAAAATCAATTGGGCATTTACGTGATATGTCACCACTTTGGGAAATGTTCCAAGACGGTATTGATCTAGACTCAATTGAATGGGCTGCTCACTAA
- a CDS encoding YceI family protein, with the protein MKKLLLASIFPTLLMTSAFTPTVNAADYIVDYKGAHASVNFKIKHLGYSWLTGRFDKFSGSFSYDAADLSTAKIEMLVDTTSLNTNHGERDKHVRSDDFLDVDKFGSAKFVSTSITDNGQNKLAINGVLTLHGVSKAIIIDAIKIGEGKDPWGGYRVGFSGTTKIGLADFGIPDTLGPASSHVELELHIEGIKK; encoded by the coding sequence ATGAAAAAATTATTACTTGCCTCAATATTTCCAACGTTACTTATGACATCTGCTTTTACACCAACAGTTAATGCAGCAGACTACATCGTAGATTACAAAGGCGCGCATGCCTCCGTTAACTTCAAAATTAAGCATTTGGGTTACAGTTGGTTAACGGGACGTTTTGATAAATTTAGTGGCAGTTTTAGTTATGATGCAGCTGATTTATCTACGGCTAAAATTGAAATGTTGGTGGATACCACCAGCTTAAATACTAACCATGGCGAACGTGATAAGCATGTTCGTAGTGATGACTTTCTTGATGTGGATAAGTTTGGTAGTGCAAAATTTGTCAGCACTAGCATTACTGATAATGGTCAAAATAAATTAGCAATTAACGGTGTTTTAACCTTACACGGTGTTAGTAAAGCCATTATTATTGACGCGATAAAAATTGGTGAGGGTAAAGATCCTTGGGGTGGTTACCGTGTTGGCTTTAGCGGTACAACAAAAATTGGTTTAGCTGATTTTGGTATTCCAGACACGTTAGGACCTGCTTCATCACATGTTGAATTAGAGCTCCATATTGAAGGTATAAAGAAGTAA
- the cobO gene encoding cob(I)yrinic acid a,c-diamide adenosyltransferase yields the protein MSDLPSAADKAAAKEKKHIERQKKIKANVDQRIAQATEERGVFVVITGNGKGKSTSGFGTVLRAIGHGQKAGVVQFIKGTQWECGEMNILKQFAVKHHVMGTGFTWETQSTETDVAAAKVAWQKSKEMLSDETLDIVLLDEMTYMVTYGYIELDEVIEALNNRPKMQHVLITGRACHRRLIELADTVSEVQPIKHAFKAGVKAQKGLDW from the coding sequence ATGAGTGATTTACCCTCGGCGGCTGATAAAGCAGCGGCTAAAGAAAAAAAGCATATTGAACGCCAAAAGAAAATTAAAGCTAACGTTGACCAACGAATTGCTCAAGCAACAGAAGAACGCGGTGTTTTTGTAGTAATAACGGGTAATGGCAAAGGTAAAAGTACCTCTGGTTTTGGTACGGTATTGCGTGCTATTGGTCACGGCCAAAAAGCTGGCGTGGTGCAGTTTATTAAAGGCACTCAATGGGAATGTGGCGAGATGAATATTCTCAAGCAATTTGCTGTTAAGCACCATGTTATGGGAACCGGCTTTACCTGGGAAACACAAAGTACCGAAACTGATGTAGCAGCAGCAAAAGTCGCTTGGCAAAAAAGTAAAGAAATGTTGAGTGATGAAACGCTTGATATTGTTTTACTTGATGAAATGACCTACATGGTGACTTATGGCTATATTGAACTAGACGAAGTCATTGAGGCATTGAATAATAGACCTAAAATGCAGCATGTACTTATAACAGGACGCGCTTGTCATCGCCGTTTAATCGAGTTAGCTGATACTGTATCTGAAGTTCAGCCAATTAAGCATGCTTTTAAAGCCGGCGTTAAAGCACAAAAAGGACTTGACTGGTAA
- the hscA gene encoding Fe-S protein assembly chaperone HscA: protein MALLQIAEPGQSTVPHEHRLAAGIDLGTTNSLIASVKSGLSETLVDGEGRDILPSVVSYQANEILVGHAAKAHSVSDPENTIVSAKRLIGRSLADIRKKYPSLPYSFSGDESHPSITTRTGEVNPVQVSAEILKSLKQRAEHALGGELTGVVITVPAYFDDAQRHSTKDAAKLADLKVLRLLNEPTAAAVAYGLDSGKEGIIAVYDLGGGTFDISVLRLNKGVFEVLATGGDSALGGDDFDNLLVDHIIEQTGLQRPLSATIERQLLQQACYVKEQLTENEVISFSLTLENGDEKHGEVNRVMFESLINTLVTKTLRACRRALKDADISVDEVIEVVMVGGSTRVPMVRQQVEKYFNRLPLTSIDPDKVVAIGAAIQADILAGNKPDSDILLLDVIPLSLGLETMGGLVEKVIPRNTTIPVAKAQEFTTFKDGQTAMAVHVLQGERELVEDCRSLARFELRGIPAMTAGAAHIRVTFKVDADGLLEVSAMEKSTGIETGITVKPSFGLEEQEITQMLRDSMSNAQQDIQARMLKEQQVEASRVIESVQSALINDSALLNHDEITTINNAITALAKIAQSTVADDIEAAIEILNESTAIFAERRMDSSIKTALAGHSVDEV, encoded by the coding sequence ATGGCGTTATTACAAATAGCTGAACCTGGCCAAAGCACGGTTCCTCATGAACATCGCCTCGCCGCAGGTATTGATTTAGGTACAACTAACTCTCTTATCGCCAGCGTTAAAAGTGGTTTATCTGAAACCTTAGTTGATGGCGAAGGTCGAGATATATTACCCTCAGTGGTGAGTTACCAAGCGAATGAAATACTAGTAGGCCATGCCGCTAAAGCACATTCGGTGAGTGATCCAGAAAATACTATTGTCTCAGCTAAACGTCTTATTGGTCGTTCATTAGCTGATATCCGTAAAAAATATCCTTCACTGCCATATTCCTTTTCAGGTGATGAAAGTCATCCGAGCATCACTACACGTACTGGTGAAGTAAACCCAGTGCAAGTATCGGCAGAGATATTAAAAAGCTTAAAGCAACGTGCAGAACATGCTTTAGGTGGTGAGTTGACCGGTGTTGTTATCACCGTGCCTGCTTACTTTGATGATGCCCAGCGCCACAGCACCAAAGATGCGGCAAAACTTGCCGATCTAAAAGTTTTACGTTTACTTAATGAGCCTACAGCCGCTGCGGTCGCTTATGGTTTAGACAGTGGCAAAGAAGGTATTATTGCTGTTTATGATTTAGGCGGGGGTACCTTTGATATTTCAGTATTACGTCTCAATAAAGGTGTCTTTGAAGTATTAGCGACCGGTGGTGATTCAGCGCTAGGTGGTGATGACTTTGACAATCTTCTTGTTGACCACATTATCGAACAGACGGGTTTGCAACGACCATTGTCAGCAACCATAGAGCGTCAATTGTTACAGCAAGCCTGTTACGTTAAAGAACAACTGACAGAAAATGAAGTTATTAGTTTCTCATTAACACTAGAAAATGGTGATGAAAAACATGGCGAAGTTAATCGTGTGATGTTTGAGTCTTTAATCAATACCCTAGTAACTAAAACATTACGTGCTTGTCGACGCGCATTAAAAGATGCCGATATTAGCGTTGATGAAGTCATTGAAGTGGTGATGGTTGGTGGTTCAACGCGTGTTCCTATGGTTCGCCAGCAGGTTGAAAAATATTTTAATCGCTTACCGTTAACGTCTATTGATCCCGATAAAGTGGTTGCCATTGGCGCTGCGATTCAAGCCGATATTTTGGCGGGTAATAAGCCCGACAGCGATATTTTGTTACTTGATGTTATTCCTCTATCACTTGGCCTAGAAACGATGGGCGGATTGGTTGAAAAAGTTATTCCTAGAAATACGACAATTCCCGTTGCTAAAGCACAAGAGTTTACGACCTTTAAAGATGGGCAAACGGCAATGGCTGTTCACGTGTTGCAAGGTGAGCGTGAGCTTGTTGAAGATTGTCGTTCGTTAGCTCGATTTGAATTGCGTGGCATTCCAGCGATGACTGCCGGTGCTGCTCATATTCGTGTTACGTTTAAAGTTGACGCTGACGGTTTATTAGAAGTGTCAGCCATGGAAAAGTCAACAGGGATTGAAACAGGTATCACAGTGAAGCCCTCCTTTGGTTTAGAAGAGCAAGAAATCACTCAAATGCTCAGAGATTCAATGAGCAATGCTCAGCAAGATATACAAGCGCGTATGTTGAAAGAACAACAAGTTGAAGCCTCACGAGTTATTGAATCAGTACAATCGGCACTGATTAATGACAGCGCATTACTAAATCATGACGAAATTACCACAATAAATAACGCAATAACCGCTTTAGCGAAGATTGCCCAAAGCACGGTTGCCGATGATATTGAAGCAGCTATTGAAATATTAAATGAAAGTACCGCTATTTTTGCTGAACGTCGTATGGATTCTTCGATAAAAACAGCACTAGCAGGACATTCAGTAGACGAAGTTTAA
- a CDS encoding GntR family transcriptional regulator — MEITINIEDPMPLFTQLVEQIKSAVISDKVRPGDPLPSIRQLANDLELNSKTVAKAYKLLERDLVIQSKGYRGTFVHPDAIVNSKMDLNADVLAQLDNAISACKTAGVTDSEIRIAFSSAMNSKNN; from the coding sequence ATGGAAATTACCATTAATATAGAAGATCCGATGCCGTTATTTACACAACTCGTTGAACAAATAAAATCAGCGGTTATTAGCGATAAGGTTAGACCGGGAGACCCACTTCCTTCGATTAGACAATTGGCTAATGATTTAGAGCTCAACAGTAAAACTGTTGCTAAAGCTTACAAATTATTAGAACGAGACTTAGTCATTCAAAGCAAAGGTTATCGAGGTACCTTTGTTCACCCTGATGCAATCGTAAATAGTAAGATGGATTTAAATGCTGATGTTTTAGCACAGTTAGATAATGCTATTTCTGCCTGTAAAACGGCAGGGGTAACCGACTCAGAAATACGTATTGCTTTTAGTAGTGCAATGAACAGTAAAAACAATTAA
- a CDS encoding bifunctional diguanylate cyclase/phosphodiesterase, with the protein MSELSKSETIKSLTITNQFATDILLLNTPSEIWQYLAQNIVEKLGFEDAVIYTLDSGGMTLSRMSGFDKKKSFNEGEITTSAIRDTSSNSMTIPFNEGVIGKVAATKQPILVKDTREFESYIVEDETTLSELAVPILFQQQLLGVIDSEHASVNFYTEFHLKTLTALATITAMKISQIIKVDDLEEVIENLEYANKIQDALFEIAEIIFKTKNIDEFYQYLHQCIGRLTLAKNFFVALLKDDGQTIDFPYAIDEFDDSSTFTSINIDPNFLSITGYALAKDQPFLLYEEDIQKMLDEKAIYIRGNIPKAWLGVPFGSGINKGIVVVQSYSTEFLFQEKDKQLLMFVAKHINNAIERMEAKQKLQFLALHDPLTNLPNRSLFKDRTQHAFLHCQNNRQDNIAILFIDVDRFKQINDTYGHHVGDKLLIGIAQAIMTRLRNTDTLARLGGDEFAILLDGKIDYETICRITESILVATASAFNIDGLNIFSSVSIGIATYNNSSESAEQLLIDADHAMYQAKLKGRNQYVFFEALEEQNKSTNVKVEYDFDNAVKNSEFIGNYQPLIDFDSGKVIGAEILVRWQHPKLGLLYPDFFIPILEKSGQIVQLDLYMLKLAVSKLNLWTDWLPKQFKLSVNVSTSGFASKDFIGYLQDQHLISADITDRLCVEITEESLILNVDAVKNHLDILKSINIPVALDDFGTGFSSLSYLHQFSLDFLKIDKSFVDDLNAVNSKVLILEAVVNLAKSLKIKTTAEGIETAEQYQKLKEIGCDLGQGYHIAKPLLESDFKRFFLNRVS; encoded by the coding sequence TTGTCCGAACTATCTAAATCAGAAACGATAAAAAGCTTAACCATCACTAATCAGTTTGCGACTGATATATTGTTATTAAATACCCCAAGTGAGATTTGGCAATATTTAGCTCAAAATATTGTCGAAAAATTAGGTTTTGAAGATGCCGTTATTTACACCTTAGATTCAGGGGGTATGACGCTAAGTAGGATGTCGGGCTTTGACAAAAAAAAATCCTTCAATGAGGGGGAAATCACGACTAGTGCAATAAGAGATACTTCCTCTAATTCTATGACCATACCTTTTAATGAAGGCGTTATAGGGAAAGTTGCTGCGACCAAACAACCGATATTGGTAAAAGATACCCGTGAGTTTGAAAGCTATATTGTTGAGGATGAAACGACCTTATCTGAGTTAGCTGTTCCTATTTTATTTCAACAGCAATTATTAGGTGTTATTGATTCTGAACATGCCAGTGTTAATTTTTACACTGAGTTTCATTTGAAAACACTCACTGCGTTAGCAACAATTACCGCAATGAAAATTTCTCAAATTATTAAAGTCGATGACCTAGAAGAGGTCATAGAAAATTTAGAGTATGCTAATAAAATTCAAGATGCACTGTTTGAAATAGCAGAAATTATCTTTAAAACTAAAAATATTGATGAGTTTTATCAATATTTGCACCAGTGTATTGGCAGACTGACCTTGGCGAAAAACTTTTTTGTTGCGCTATTAAAAGATGATGGGCAAACAATAGATTTTCCTTATGCTATTGATGAGTTTGATGATAGCTCAACGTTTACTAGTATTAACATCGATCCTAATTTTTTAAGTATTACCGGTTATGCGTTAGCTAAAGATCAGCCTTTTCTACTTTATGAAGAAGATATCCAAAAGATGCTTGATGAAAAAGCCATCTATATTCGTGGTAACATCCCCAAAGCCTGGTTAGGGGTGCCTTTTGGTAGTGGGATAAATAAGGGTATAGTTGTCGTACAAAGTTATAGTACTGAATTCTTATTTCAAGAAAAAGACAAACAATTGTTAATGTTTGTGGCTAAACATATCAATAATGCCATCGAAAGAATGGAGGCTAAACAAAAGTTACAATTTTTAGCCTTACATGATCCTTTAACCAATTTACCGAACCGTTCGCTATTCAAAGACAGAACCCAACATGCATTTTTACATTGCCAGAATAATCGCCAAGACAATATAGCGATATTATTTATTGATGTAGACAGGTTTAAGCAAATTAATGATACCTATGGTCATCATGTTGGCGACAAATTACTGATTGGTATAGCTCAAGCAATAATGACTAGATTGAGAAATACGGATACGTTAGCTCGCTTAGGCGGCGATGAATTTGCCATACTACTTGATGGGAAAATTGATTATGAGACTATCTGCCGTATAACTGAAAGTATTCTTGTCGCTACGGCTTCTGCCTTCAATATCGACGGTTTGAATATCTTTAGCAGTGTCAGTATCGGTATCGCGACTTATAACAATTCAAGTGAAAGCGCCGAACAATTATTGATTGATGCTGATCATGCGATGTATCAAGCTAAGTTGAAAGGACGCAATCAGTATGTTTTCTTCGAAGCACTCGAAGAACAAAATAAATCAACCAATGTCAAAGTTGAGTATGATTTTGATAATGCGGTTAAAAATTCAGAGTTTATCGGTAATTACCAACCCTTGATTGATTTTGACAGTGGCAAGGTTATTGGTGCTGAAATACTCGTACGTTGGCAGCATCCTAAATTAGGACTTTTGTATCCCGATTTTTTTATTCCAATTTTAGAAAAATCAGGTCAGATAGTACAGCTTGATCTTTATATGCTCAAGCTTGCGGTTAGTAAATTAAATCTATGGACGGACTGGTTACCAAAACAATTTAAGTTGAGTGTTAACGTTTCAACATCAGGTTTTGCATCTAAAGACTTTATTGGCTATTTACAAGACCAGCACCTGATATCTGCCGATATTACTGATCGATTATGTGTAGAAATCACTGAAGAAAGCCTCATCCTAAACGTTGACGCGGTCAAAAACCATTTAGACATTTTGAAAAGTATTAATATCCCGGTCGCCTTAGATGATTTTGGAACCGGCTTTTCATCGTTAAGTTATTTACACCAATTTTCTTTAGACTTTTTAAAAATAGATAAAAGCTTTGTTGACGACTTAAATGCAGTCAATAGTAAGGTCTTGATACTGGAAGCTGTGGTTAATTTAGCTAAATCATTAAAGATTAAAACTACCGCAGAGGGGATTGAAACTGCGGAACAATATCAAAAGCTTAAAGAAATTGGTTGCGATTTAGGGCAAGGATATCATATTGCTAAACCATTACTTGAGAGCGACTTTAAACGCTTTTTTTTAAACAGAGTAAGCTAA